Proteins co-encoded in one Megalops cyprinoides isolate fMegCyp1 chromosome 1, fMegCyp1.pri, whole genome shotgun sequence genomic window:
- the tanc2b gene encoding protein TANC2 isoform X6 codes for MNWSPFGAEELLVSLDGEGGELVPYSSLAECGIWFENAPLRKAKFVEGPRIPESELGSPTHTSSLAKNPNLDAYCPGESNQELGPPPSVDEAANTLMTRLGFLLGDKASEGPAGEQYSMEEQDDSQGLVVTQRISPCSTLTSSTASPPAGSPCSTLPPAAPGNPGNKDCAYGSVTSPTSTLESRDSGIIATLTSYSENVERGGKYGEGSRGNLKLWQSQKSGMDSCLYRVDENMTASTYSLNKIPERNLDTISSHSVQSIPLYLMPRPNSVAATSSAHLEDLAYLDEQRHTPLRTSLRMPRQTTGAGRSGQDLRASTNIHAWQSQSLRFAPYRPPDISLKPLLFEVPSITMDSVFTGRDWLFQEIDTQLSSTDSSTNRGVVVVGNIGYGKTAIISRLVALSCHGTRMRQIASDSPHASPKHGEGLPLSQPQPSHGTLGGGSCPGTPEMRRRQEEAMRRLASQVVAYHYCQADNAYTCLVPEFVHNVAALLCRSPQLVAYREQLLREPHLQSMLSLRSCVQDPLASFRRGVLEPLDALYKERKITTEEDLIILIDGLNEAEFHKPDYGDTIVSFLSKTISKFPPWLKLVVTVRTTLQEITNLLPFHHISLDRLEENEAIDQDLQGYILHRIHSSPEIQNNISLNGKMDNTSFGKLSAHLKALSQGSYLYLKLTFDLIEKGYLVLKSSSYKVVPVNLAEVYLLQCNMRFPTQSSFERALPLLNVAVASLHPLTDEQIHQAINAGSVQSTLEWDDFQQRMDNLAVFLVKRRDGTRMFVHPSFREWLIWREEGEKTKFLCDPRSGHTLLAFWFSRQEGKLNRQQTIELGHHILKAHIFKGLSKKVGVSSSILQGLWVSYSTEGLSTALASLRNLYTPNIKVSRLLMMGGANVNYRTEVLNNAPILCVHAHLGYMDTVSLLLEFGASVEAASESGLTPLGYAASAGHLPIVTTLCRKRAKVDHLDKNGQCALVHAALRGHMEVVKFLIQCDWTMGGQQQGVFSKSHAVQQALIAAASMGYTEIVSYLLDLPEKDEEEVERAQINSFDTLWGETALTAAAGRGKLDVCRLLLEQGAAVAQPNRRGIVPLFSAVRQGHWQIVDLLLTHGSDVNMADKQGRTPLMMAASEGHLGTVEFLLAQGASLSLMDKEGLTALSWACLKGHLPVVRSLVERGAATDHADKNGRTPLDLAAFYGDAEVVQFLVDHGAMIEHVDYSGMRPLDRAVGCRNTSVVVALLKKGAKIGPATWAMATSKPDIMIILLSKLIEEGDGFYKKGKVKEAAQRYQYALKKFPREGFSEDLKTFRELKVSLLLNLSRCRRKMNDFGMAEEFATKALELKPNSYEAYYARARAKRSSRQFQEALEDLNEAIKQCPNNREIQRLLQRVEEECRQVTQPPQEEMEPPPSPPPPPPPTEEPPPPPEPRLEDMEPVQDLFEDEDYLEQELEAVSIGLPPDSRPSPASLPIIQSPPPSPAHRDSAYLSGGSPLGQAFDFRPSPTSMSSPTRQSYQSTSPSLSPTHQNSHFRPSPPQTSPAHQVSSYRFSPPPLGSGGGGGGGGGGGGSGGGQGKDYQSPPPSPLRRAPQYRASPPVETVCMYRSQSGSPVRYQQEQLPGRPKSPLSKMSSQRSFQLTSQPSQSSQHHQQPGLRLQPAMAQIVRTNQPSSAVHSSAVLGSSTYGQMAHPISSRYQGGSVDVESRLVYQPSLDGRPMAQVQASLSAGALCQHGGRGGGVEPGLSKDELPQRPSSAYRATSGGPGGMRYSQTPQISRSQSAAYYPVSKHELERAAAAALPQCQLGSPEIPHLVRRPVSANTGEIKQHPPTPRPLIHSQSVGLRFSPSSNSLSTGSACNLAPGFRPSASIQQMEIPLQPAYERQCDDLSPVSPSQGGDGRGGGAYQGETTRSRTTPFMGIIDKTARTQQYLHQPSRPWAVSSLDTVITSPTSPGNLAQQGGGGTSYSPPTSLGNIAYYNKTNNAQNGHLLEDDYYSQPQPSSLGKLANGSRGDILERVSQVPTYPDVKVARTLPVAQAYQDNMYRQLSRDSRQGPTSPIKPKRPFVESNV; via the exons GGGAGTCGAACCAGGAGCTGGGCCCCCCTCCATCAGTGGACGAGGCGGCCAACACCCTGATGACGCGGCTGGGCTTCCTGCTGGGAGACAAAGCGAGCGAGGGGCCGGCCGGAGAGCAGTACAGCATGGAGGAGCAGGACGACAGCCAG GGCCTGGTGGTGACCCAGCGGATCAGCCCCTGCTCCACTCTGACGAGCAGCACTGCCTCGCCTCCGGCTGGTAGCCCCTGCTCCACCCTGCCCCCCGCTGCCCCGGGGAACCCTGGAAACAAGGACTGTGCCTACGGCTCCGTCACCAGCCCCACCTCCACgctggagagcagagacagtgGCATCATAG ccACTCTGACCAGCTACTCAGAGAATGTGGAGCGAGGGGGTAAATATGGGGAGGGGTCACGGGGCAACCTGAAGCTCTGGCAGTCCCAAAAGTCAGGCATGGACTCGTGCCTGTACCGCGTGGATGAGAACATGACCGCCTCCACATACAGCCTCAACAAGATCCCCGAGAGGAACCTGGACACCATCTCGTCCCACTCCGTCCAGTCCATCCCCCTTTACCTAATGCCCCGCCCCAACTCTGTGGCAG CCACCAGCTCGGCTCACTTGGAGGACCTGGCGTACCTGGATGAGCAGAGGCACACCCCGCTCCGCACCTCCCTGCGGATGCCCCGACAGACCACGGGGGCCGGCCGCTCCGGGCAGGACCTGAGAG cttCCACTAACATCCATGCCTGGCAATCCCAATCAC TGCGCTTCGCCCCCTACCGGCCCCCTGACATCTCGCTCAAGCCCCTGCTTTTCGAGGTGCCAAGCATCACCATGGATTCAGTCTTCACCGGCCGCGACTGGCTCTTCCAAGAGATAGACACCCAGCTAAGCAGCACCGATTCCAGCACGAACCGCggcgtggtggtggtgggcaaCATCGGCTACGGAAAAACCGCCATCATCTCACGGCTGGTGGCGCTCAGTTGCCACGGCACCCGCATGCGGCAGATCGCCTCCGACAGCCCCCACGCTTCACCCAAAC ATGGAGAGGGCCTGCCCCTCAGCCAACCCCAACCCTCCCACGGCACCCTGGGAGGGGGCAGCTGTCCCGGGACCCCCGAAATGAGGCGGCGCCAGGAGGAGGCCATGAGGCGGCTGGCATCCCAG GTGGTGGCGTACCATTACTGCCAGGCGGACAACGCCTACACCTGCCTGGTGCCGGAGTTTGTGCACAACGTGGCGGCGCTGCTGTGCCGCTCGCCGCAGCTCGTGGCGTACCGCGAGCAGCTGCTGCGGGAGCCGCACCTGCAGAGCATGCTCAGCCTGCGCTCCTGCGTGCAGGACCCCCTGGCCTCCTTCCGGAGGGGCGTGCTGGAGCCCCTGGATGCCCTTTATAAAG AGAGGAAGATCACCACCGAAGAAGACCTCATCATCCTGATTGACGGGCTCAACGAGGCAGAGTTTCACAAACCCGACTACGGGGACACCATCGTTTCCTTCCTCAGTAAAACCATCAGCAAGTTCCCCCCCTGGCTGAAGCTGGTGGTCACTGTCAGGACCACTCTGCAG GAAATCACCAATCTCCTCCCCTTCCACCACATCTCGCTCGACCGCCTGGAGGAGAACGAGGCCATCGACCAGGACCTGCAGGGCTACATACTGCACCGCATACACAGCAGCCCCGAGATCCAGAACAACATCTCTCTCAACGGCAAGATGGACAACACGTCCTTCGGCAAGCTGAGCGCCCACCTCAAGGCCCTCAGCCAGGGCTCCTACCTGTACCTCAAGCTGACCTTCGACCTCATCGAGAAGGGCTACCTGGTGCTGAAGAGCTCCAGCTACAAGGTGGTGCCGGTCAACCTGGCGGAGGTGTACCTGCTCCAGTGCAACATGCGCTTCCCGACGCAGTCGTCCTTCGAGCGGGCCCTGCCGCTGCTCAACGTGGCTGTGGCCTCGCTGCACCCGCTGACGGACGAGCAGATCCACCAGGCCATCAACGCTGGCTCCGTGCAGAGCACCCTGGAGTGGGATGACTTCCAGCAGCGCATGGACAACCTGGCCGTGTTCCTGGTGAAGCGGCGTGACGGCACACGAATGTTCGTACACCCCTCCTTCCGGGAGTGGCTCATCTGGAGGGAGGAGGGCGAGAAGACCAAGTTCCTCTGCGACCCCAG GAGTGGCCACACGCTGCTGGCCTTCTGGTTCTCACGGCAGGAAGGAAAGCTGAACCGGCAGCAGACCATCGAGCTGGGCCACCACATCCTCAAAGCACACATCTTTAAG GGCCTAAGCAAGAAGGTTGGGGTTTCCTCATCCATCTTGCAAGGGCTGTGGGTGTCCTACAGCACAGAAGGCCTTTCCACTGCACTGGCTTCACTCCGGAATCTGTACACACCTAACATCAAG GTGAGCCGGCTTCTGATGATGGGCGGGGCTAATGTGAACTACCGTACAGAGGTGCTGAACAACGCCCCCATCCTGTGTGTTCACGCCCACCTGGGCTACATGGACACCGTGTCCTTGCTGCTGGAGTTCGGGGCCTCAGTGGAAGCCGCCTCTGAGAGCGGCCTTACCCCGCTGGGCTACGCTGCCTCCGCTGGCCACCTGCCTATTGTCACCACCCTGTGTCGCAAGAGAGCCAAG GTGGATCATCTGGATAAGAACGGCCAATGTGCACTGGTGCACGCGGCCCTCAGGGGACACATGGAGGTGGTGAAGTTCCTCATCCAGTGTGACTGGACCATGGGCGGCCAGCAGCAGGGCGTCTTCAGCAAGAGCCACGCTGTCCAGCAGGCTCTCATCGCCGCGGCCAGCATGGGCTACACCGAG ATTGTGTCCTACCTGCTGGACCTGCCGGAGAAGGACGAGGAGGAAGTGGAGCGTGCTCAGATCAACAGCTTCGACACCCTGTGGGGAGAAACAG ctctgaccgcggcagcagggagaggcaaGCTGGACGTCTGCAGGCTGCTCCTGGAGCAGGGGGCGGCCGTGGCACAGCCCAACCGCCGCGGGATCGTCCCCCTCTTCAGTGCTGTTCGACAGGGCCACTGGCAG ATTGTGGACCTCTTGCTCACGCATGGCTCTGACGTCAACATGGCAGACAAGCAGGGCCGCACCCCTCTGATGATGGCAGCCTCTGAGGGACACCTGGGTACAGTGGAGTTCCTGCTGGCACAGG gtgcgtctctgtctctgatggacAAAGAGGGGCTAACAGCGTTGAGCTGGGCGTGTCTCAAAGGCCACCTGCCCGTGGTGCGCTCCCTGGTGGAGAGGGGAGCGGCCACCGACCACGCCGACAAGAACGGCCGCACACCCCTCGACCTGGCCGCCTTCTATGGAGATGCAGAGGTG GTCCAGTTCCTGGTGGATCACGGAGCAATGATTGAGCACGTGGACTACAGTGGCATGCGTCCCCTGGACCGGGCAGTGGGGTGCCGCAACACCTCCGTGGTGGTGGCTCTGCTCAAGAAAGGAGCCAAGATAG GTCCAGCAACATGGGCGATGGCCACCTCTAAGCCCGACATCATGATAATCCTGTTGAGCAAGCTGATAGAGGAAGGGGACGGCTTCTATAAG AAAGGGAAGGTGAAGGAGGCGGCCCAGCGCTACCAGTACGCCCTGAAGAAGTTCCCCCGTGAGGGGTTCAGTGAGGATCTAAAGACCTTCCGCGAGCTCAAGGTGTCCCTGCTACTCAACCTGTCCCGCTGCCGCAGAAAAATGAAC GATTTTGGAATGGCGGAGGAGTTCGCCACCAAGGCGCTAGAGCTGAAACCAAACTCATACGAGGCCTACTACGCCAGAGCCCGCGCCAAGCGCAGCAGCAG GCAGTTCCAGGAAGCCCTGGAGGACCTGAATGAAGCCATCAAGCAGTGCCCCAACAACCGGGAGATCCAGCGCCTCCTgcagagggtggaggaggagtgtCGGCAGGTCACCCAGCCACCGCAGGAGGAGATGGAGCCTCCCCCgtccccgcctcctcccccgccccccaccgAGGAGCCGCCCCCGCCGCCGGAGCCCCGGCTGGAGGACATGGAGCCCGTGCAGGATCTGTTTGAGGACGAGGACTacctggagcaggagctggaggcggTGTCTATCGGCCTGCCGCCTGACTCCCGGCCCAGCCCGGCAAGCCTGCCCATCATCCAGAGCCCCCCGCCTTCCCCAGCCCACCGCGACTCCGCCTACCTCTCCGGAGGCTCGCCGCTGGGTCAGGCCTTCGACTTCCGCCCCAGCCCCACTTCCATGTCCTCCCCAACCCGGCAGAGCTACCAGTCCACCTCGCCGTCTCTGTCCCCCACACACCAGAACTCTCACTTCCGGCCCAGCCCCCCGCAAACCTCTCCCGCGCACCAGGTCTCCTCCTACCGCTTCAGCCCCCCGCCCCTGGgcagcggaggaggaggaggaggaggagggggaggaggaggcagcgGAGGAGGCCAGGGGAAGGACTATcagagcccccctccctccccgctgCGCCGGGCCCCCCAGTACAGAGCCAGCCCCCCTGTGgagactgtgtgcatgtaccGCTCGCAGTCGGGTTCCCCAGTGCGCTACCAGCAGGAGCAGCTCCCCGGCCGGCCGAAGTCCCCGCTGTCCAAGATGAGCAGCCAGCGCTCCTTCCAGCTGACCTCCCAGCCCTCGCAGTCCTCCCAGCACCACCAGCAGCCGGGCCTCCGGCTACAGCCCGCCATGGCCCAGATTGTGCGCACCAACCAGCCCAGCTCGGCGGTGCACTCCAGCGCCGTCCTGGGCAGCAGCACCTACGGCCAGATGGCCCACCCGATTAGCAGCCGCTACCAGGGTGGCTCAGTGGATGTGGAGAGCCGGCTGGTGTACCAGCCCTCGCTGGATGGGCGGCCCATGGCGCAGGTGCAGGCCAGCCTGAGCGCGGGGGCCTTGTGTCAGCACGGGGGCCGGGGCGGGGGCGTGGAGCCCGGCCTGTCCAAGGACGAGCTCCCTCAGCGGCCCTCGTCAGCGTACCGCGCCACCAGCGGGGGCCCGGGGGGCATGCGCTACAGCCAGACCCCGCAGATCAGCCGCAGCCAGTCGGCCGCCTATTACCCCGTCTCCAAGCACGAGCTGGAGcgcgccgccgccgccgcgcTGCCCCAGTGCCAGCTGGGCTCGCCTGAGATCCCCCACCTGGTGCGCCGGCCCGTCAGCGCCAACACGGGCGAGATCAAGCAGCACCCGCCCACCCCGCGGCCCCTCATCCACTCCCAGAGCGTGGGCCTGCGCTTCTCCCCCTCCAGCAACAGCCTCTCCACGGGCTCCGCCTGCAACCTGGCCCCGGGCTTCCGGCCCTCCGCCTCCATCCAGCAGATGGAGATCCCGCTCCAGCCCGCCTACGAGCGCCAATGCGACGACCTCTCGCCTGTCTCACCCTCCCAGGGGGGCGACGGCAGGGGCGGCGGGGCGTACCAAGGGGAGACCACCCGCTCGCGGACCACGCCCTTCATGGGCATCATCGACAAGACGGCGCGGACTCAGCAGTACCTGCACCAGCCTTCGCGGCCGTGGGCCGTGTCCTCCCTGGACACGGTCATCACTAGCCCCACCTCCCCGGGGAACCTGGcacagcagggg